The Candidatus Tumulicola sp. region CGACGTATGCGTTCAGTGACGACGCGCTGAAATGCCGGCGGCGCGGAACGACGCCGCGACTTGGTTCGGCGGTGCCGGTCTCGCACAGCGCGAACGCGGCGGCATCGTCCGTACCGGAGCTCGCGTCGAGCGCGTCGTCGTCCGGCAGCGCGAACGCCGTTAGAACCGCATCGCGCAATTCGCCGCCGGATGCCCCCAGATCGACGCGTCGTCGAAGCGCGCGCAATCGCGCGCAAAAGTTGGATACCGTCTCGCGTTCGGATGGGCTCAAACCTAAGCGCGAATGCTCGGCCGCCTCGAACGGATCGTCGGTGCGCGCGGCGGCGGTTGCCACGGCTGCGGCCGTATCGTTCGGAATTTGCGAACACGGCGAGCGCAACAGCCCAAGAAATTGCGAGCGGTCTTGGCTGGCGCACCAAGCGACGGTTCCGTCGACGAACGAGCGAACGTACCGAGAATGGAAATCCACTAGCGACACAATTACGGATTTTGCAAGGCGACCCTGCACGCGGCGTATAAGCCGTCGGACGTGCGACGCATCATCGTCGGAATCAGTGGCGCCTCCGGCAGCGCGTATGGGTACATGGCGTTACAGGCGCTGCGCTCGGTGGGCGGCATCGAAACGCATTTGGTGCTCACCGAGTCGGCACGCCGAACGATACAGCTCGAAACTGAGATGACCGGCGAGGATTTCGAGGCGCTGGCCGACGTCGTGCATCGCGAAGACGATCTAGCGGCCGCGATTTCGAGCGGTTCGTTCGTTACCGAGGGCATGCTGGTCGTGCCGTGCTCGATTAAAAGCGCGAGCGCAATCGCTTACTCGTTCAACTCTACGCTGCTCGTTCGCGCGGCCGACGTGTGTCTCAAAGAAGGCCGGCGCGTCGTCTTGGTGGTTCGCGAAACGCCACTGCACGTCGGCCACTTGCGTACCCTGGTGCGTCTGGCCGAAATCGGCGCGGTGATCTTACCGCCGATTCCCGCGATGTACGCCAATCCGCAGAGCGTCGACGACATCGTCGCGCACACCGTCGGAAAGGCGCTGGATCAGTTCGGCATCGCCAACGAGCTGTTCAAGCGCTGGCGTTCGTAACGCCCCCTTCGCCGCGTAGCAACTCTCGTGCCAGCGCGACGTCGCCGGCTCGATCGACGTTGACGCCCGCGTCGGCATAGGGCGAAACGATCGCGCGAACCGTCGCGCCCAGAATTCGCCCCGCGCGCTGTTCGGCTTGAGCGATCGTCAAGCGGCCTAATGCGAAACGGGCCAGTACGTCCCAACCGAACAGCGAGGCTAAGCGTACCGGCCGCTTGCGCGCCGCACCCAATCGTTCGATAAAGCGTTCGAGCCCCGGCAGCGTGCGCGGCTTCAGCGAGGCCAAGCCGGCGCCGCAATAGGTTCCATCGCGCAGCCGCGCCCACGTGTGTGGAATGGTTGGGTAGCGCGCTTCGTGCGTGCTGCGTTCGATGCAGCCGTAGCCGGCGTCGGGATCGATTGCAAGAACGCGATCCACGAAGTCGTCGACCGCCGCGGGTGTGAGCACCGGCAAGTCCGATGTAACGATCGCAACCGAATCGTCGCCCCGAAAACCTACCAATCCGTTGCGTAAGCTGTCGGTGATACGCGGGCCGTCCGGCCGTCGCTGGGATGCGAGCGCGAGCGCCGGCGAG contains the following coding sequences:
- a CDS encoding NTP transferase domain-containing protein → MKAINAVVLAGGPPDAVSALQDVPNKAFIEIEGITLVERVLRALSESSHIASICVVAPPAMHDSPALALASQRRPDGPRITDSLRNGLVGFRGDDSVAIVTSDLPVLTPAAVDDFVDRVLAIDPDAGYGCIERSTHEARYPTIPHTWARLRDGTYCGAGLASLKPRTLPGLERFIERLGAARKRPVRLASLFGWDVLARFALGRLTIAQAEQRAGRILGATVRAIVSPYADAGVNVDRAGDVALARELLRGEGGVTNASA
- a CDS encoding UbiX family flavin prenyltransferase; its protein translation is MRRIIVGISGASGSAYGYMALQALRSVGGIETHLVLTESARRTIQLETEMTGEDFEALADVVHREDDLAAAISSGSFVTEGMLVVPCSIKSASAIAYSFNSTLLVRAADVCLKEGRRVVLVVRETPLHVGHLRTLVRLAEIGAVILPPIPAMYANPQSVDDIVAHTVGKALDQFGIANELFKRWRS